In the genome of Candoia aspera isolate rCanAsp1 chromosome 4, rCanAsp1.hap2, whole genome shotgun sequence, the window GAATATGGGGAAGAATCGCGCAGCATTCTGAGTCGATATGATCAAGGCAAACATTATTCTACTGGTGAAATGAATAGGtggggaaaatgaaattaaaatttacaaaatGCTCTTGGGCTTTTCAGACTGAAGAATTCATGAGAATACTGACTAATGAGTATATGGAATATATTTGTTGGTTCTGAATATATAACTTAAGGGtaagtctctctctccctttctgtgccatatgcacatgcacacacacagacgcatatggcaaagaaataaatataaatataaaagcatgaattatttgattattttataatGAAAGATTAAGAAGGATTCAAAGTTTGAATGGAGGGCAAACCATTGTTGATAGTGTACCttcggggaaaaaaaagaaaaggaaataagtaaAAGACACTCAGAGTACAAGTGAAATGACTgcattaagaagaagaaaaaaaaccacaaatcctgcttgaaaaagtattagaaaacaGCTTAATCTCTCAACAGAATGAATTGAAAGTCtggctagagggaactagagagaactaaaattacatttaaaggaGAAGTGATTCTTTAATAATGGAGCACTGGCTAAGAGAAGAATCCAAATCTATCTGAGAACAGTGTACTCAGAATTTACATTTAAGATTTCCTGGGGAAGAgcttttattgaataaaacagagactgaggctgatttgaatgtggatttgaaGATGAATTTAAAGATGCCAGGTTATAAAGAAGATACCGGAAAGGATGCTGACTTGGATTTGCAAACTGAAGATGATAATGAGttggaaaaagatgctaaaatggatttacaaaagatatcagctgatatcttaataatcaAAAAGGACATGCAAATAATAAACCTGAAGATTGACTTGGAAAACTTATCtactttggatttacaaaaggactATCTCAAATCAATGAAAATGTTTTTGAGAGGAGATAAAGATAAATAATGGAGTTGTTcctgaaagcagaaaaagagaaaatgacaaaaaaaataaaaaataaaaatcagtcagTGGGTCCTTCCTTGATAGGATCAAAgaacaagctttttaaaagtaaacagaagatTTATAAAGTAAATTTATTTGCCCagggttaaatatatatatatatgttgtggtTTCTGGTAGTTGTTAATGGTACTTTTCTTTGACCCAGATTGAACGATGAGGTCTTAAGGATTTGTATATTGGGGagagatttctttgttttactttttggAGTGAGGGTTAATTTGGTTTATATTaatagatttattattattattattattattattattattattaaactaaaaatagctATATTACTCTTCATAGACTTTTGATGATTAAGATTGAAAGatgagtttttataatttgattattgtTAAGGGATGAGATACAGGAAGAAAagtcctttttttgcttttttattgaattACTAGAGAAGGTGTCAAGTTATGGTGATTGTCTATACTTGTCTGGAGGGAAgacatcttttatatatctgtctttttttttttctttttttctcactttcttttgTCTACCTcttcttacttctttttctttaactttttatatttcttgtagtttgtattagtgttttaactttgtattttaaaattgtaataaaattacTAAAAGAGAATGTGTCAAAGAGCTGTGTAGGTCAGAAAAAAGAACTGTCTATAAAAATTGCTTATGCATTCAAAATCAGCAGAGATCAATAAAGATGAGGTGGGAATTAAACTACAGAAAATTGAAGACAAATTAATGATTTGAATTCTGGAGTATTTGTTATACAATGTGATAATTGTAGGGGAAAACATTTACATTCAGTTTAGTAGAAAATAATTATTAGAGAAGTCTAGATAAAAAGCCAAGGTGTAACCATTTCCTCAAAGCAACCTTGATCTCTTTATTTCTCATACTATAGATGAATGGATTCAACATAGGAGGAATTATGGTATATATCACTGCAAAAATTATATTTGGGCTGCATGAATCCTCCATGTAAGTCCTTCCATAGACAAATAATCCACTGAAcattaaaacagagaaaacagCAAGGTGGGGTAGGCAAGTAGAGAGGGCTTTCTTCTGACCAGAGACAGAGGGGATTCTGAGCACTGCTGCAAAAATCTTCACATAAGTTAGAATGACGAAGACATAGGATACAATTGTAATAATGCCCACACTGATAAGGAGCCAAAATTCAGCAAGGTAACAATTACAACAAGAAAGTTTCAATAGctgtgggatttcacagaagaactgcTTGATATTATTGGAACAGAAGGTGGTTGCAAAGGTGGTACCAGTTTGCATCATGGCATTAAGCAGACTACAAATCCACGTTGCAGCTGCAAACCAAATACAAGCTCCCTTGTGCATTATTCTATCATACTGgagtggattgcaaatggcaacatggCGATCATGAGCCATTACTATTAGAAGGGCAAAATCACAGGTGCCGAAGAAAAGGTAGAAAAAAACCTGAGCCACACACTCATTATAAGATATGGACCTGCTGTATATGAGGAAATTAGCCATTGAtttgggtataataacagaaacaaTGCCAAGATCCATCATGGCCAAGTTCatgaggaagaagtacattggggtATGAAGGTGATAATCAAGAGCTATGGCAGCAATGATGAGAAGATTCCCAATTAGGGTTATC includes:
- the LOC134496420 gene encoding olfactory receptor 14I1-like produces the protein MNNLTSVSSFLLLEFSDVRELQILYFFILLALYMITLIGNLLIIAAIALDYHLHTPMYFFLMNLAMMDLGIVSVIIPKSMANFLIYSRSISYNECVAQVFFYLFFGTCDFALLIVMAHDRHVAICNPLQYDRIMHKGACIWFAAATWICSLLNAMMQTGTTFATTFCSNNIKQFFCEIPQLLKLSCCNCYLAEFWLLISVGIITIVSYVFVILTYVKIFAAVLRIPSVSGQKKALSTCLPHLAVFSVLMFSGLFVYGRTYMEDSCSPNIIFAVIYTIIPPMLNPFIYSMRNKEIKVALRKWLHLGFLSRLL